The Solanum dulcamara chromosome 6, daSolDulc1.2, whole genome shotgun sequence genome contains the following window.
TCAAATGAAACTAGAAGTAAAAAACAATTACTTGATTTAAATAGAAGCTAACCAGTACTTGTTTTCAAATAGGTGTCTTGACAAGGCAGCCATTCTTAATGACTCTGCAGCTGCAAATGAAGATAGCAAGAACCGTTGGATAGTTTCGACAGTTACAGAAGTCGAAGAAGTGAAAATGGTGCTTAAATTGATTCCAATATGGTCCACATGCATACTTTTTTGGACAGTATACTCTCAAATGAATACCTTCACCATTGAACAAGCTACCTTCATGAACCGGAATGTTGGCAACTTTGCCGTCCCTGCAGGCTCCTTATCCGTGTTTCTCTTTATTAGCATACTTCTCTTTACTTCCATAAATGAAAGAGTCACTGTACGTATTGCCAGAAAAATCACTCACAACAGCCAAGGAATCACAAGCCTTCAAAGAGTTGGAATTGGACTACTACTCTCTATTGTTGGTATGGTAGCTTCAGCTTTGGTAGAAAAACGACGGAGGGAACATGCCATCCACCACAACTTCAATATAAGTGCGTTTTGGTTAGTCCCTCAATTTTTCATTGTAGGTGCCGGGGAAGCTTTTGCCTATGTAGGTCAGCTAGAATTTTTCATCAGGGAGGCACCAGAAGGGATGAAATCTATGAGCACAGGCCTATTTCTCAGCACACTCTCAATGGGATATTTCGTGAGTAGCTTGCTAGTGTCCCTTGTACAGAAAGCAACAAAAGGACGAtggcttaaaagcaatttaaacaAAGGAAAGCTGGATTACTTCTACTGGATGCTAGCGGTGCTTGGAGTaattaatttcttgattttcattgCTTTTTCAATGAAACACCAATACAAGGTGCAGAACGTTAGCAGTATTGAGGATTCTGCAGAAGAGCTCGGGAGTTGGAAGAATTTGCCCCTCAACAACAAGGAAAAGAAACTCGAAGCAGACGAGAAGGAGGAAGCTTAAATACTCTGTTAAGATAATCAAATACAAGTTAAGTACTTCATTAAGATGGCGTACCACAGCATATAAGCTTTTAACGAATCATTCATTTCCAGAGTTTGTTCTATAGGACTGTATTCAATTATCAAAGACATCAATACAAATTTGCAACAAGTCTTGAGTTCTGTTTAGATTAAAACATTCTTTTTTCCCCCTGATACATTGGATGTTCTAAGGACATAAAGAGTGCAGAAATATGATCAATTCAGAAAGAGCAATGTGATATTGACACTTCAAAGCATGCTGAAGGTAGAACCTGGTCGTATTTAAAAATGACAGGATAGTACATTTGAAAGTTTTTTCTATAATcagtttatatatttaaaagtttagatCACTTGAACTTTCTTTGTCACTTGGAAAGCGAAAATTGACAGCAATTATGGGatttagaaataaaaggagacagagacATTGTACTGGGTGATTTGGCGCACTCCCATAGTCTTCGGGACTTTGGGTACTGCAGGTATTTTAGGATTGAGGAGGTTAGGCGTGCTATTAGCAGAATGAAGAGAGGGAGAGCGACCGGGCCCAATGAGATTTcggtggaattttggaagagcactgatgtcacgctccgggagggtaccctagacgtgaccggcactcgaaaaccatttctggccttcaagcgaaccacctggtccagtcacactttcattcaatcacattcactcagtGGAGGACTCAATCATAAGCACACTATTCATATTATGGGGGCCGAAGGacaaacactatcaactcaacaaaacaagtataataaaacTATTCaatataacagtccaaccttcccacactctggtctatgaagcctctatcaaaatctaggaggtgccaatgacaagcccatggctaccaacaagcaaaaataaagaaagcaaATAAAATGGTAAAGAAAGTCtggcatcctccggaaactaggagggctTACCAAGTAGCTGGAGGTGTGTAGATATTCAAGGATGCGCTtcttgatgatctctggtacctgtctctgcatcataaaatgatgcaggccaaatgacgtcagtacgtggaatgtacgagtatgtaaaatggccaagtAATACAATCATCAAAAAAAGATCAACCAACTCGGAACTCTCAACTTAGAAATTAGTAGCAACTCAcccaagtgtcctaagtctaacaagaaatggtttagacgggaccaaatcacatgccactcaacccaactgactcagagtactatcaagacctaaatgtgagtttctcttatctgacaaccatcacttatgagccagtgatagtacaacaagctgcCATTATTGCCACgcccgtccataccttgccagggcatgaacgcctccctaatcatggattccatcgattagtcaagtcctatcatttcaggacaataaaatgggaaacatccgactttaaggGTTCGATCctacgggaagcatccgactttaacggttccatccctacctacattggcggcgtaatttttggggttcgagtatggactatactcttacccgcttcggtgctcgatactccttccatgactccatcctcataagactccatccaatcatctcaaataagACCTCAaagctagtttcatttagaatcttgccaactcatcaactctatcctcaattcaactcaatcgagtcataatggcaagtctcatttaggaccttgtccactcatcaattctatcctccaatcaacccAATCAAGCCTaaattagatatgcatttataacatcccACAAACATAACAAACCATTCCTCTCCTCATTTATCACATCCTTAGGACTTATCACAACTCTAAGATTTTAAACCAAtaattcaagaggaataacacatttaaggaaattgacatattcaatataatcacatggttaaggaaatcaacaaagcatattaacaacccatttccatcaactcatgctaacatgaaggttttaggaatttcttagctcaacaacatcaacacaataagaataaaattaataggagacaagactcattcaaacataaacctatcaagaaactccattcttatagacatttaacctcaaggaaagtatagggcacatgggtggactcaacccatgctttgagtagccttacataccttagtgaaggtttgaagaaaaatttga
Protein-coding sequences here:
- the LOC129891918 gene encoding protein NRT1/ PTR FAMILY 6.4-like, with protein sequence MVLVDNHAGKDGAEDGNLVDFRGNPVDKSRTGGWLAAGLILGTELSERVCVMGISMNLVTYLVGDLHLPSSKSANIVTNFMGTLNLLGLLGGFLADAKLGRYLTVAIFASIAAVGVTLLTLATSIPSMKPPECNPRKGDHCIEASGQQLALLFTALYILALGGGGIKSNVSGFGSDQFDPSDPKENKSMIYFFNRFYFCISLGSLFAVTVLVYLQDNVGRGWGYGISVGTMVLGVAVLIGGTTLYRFKKPQGSPLTIIWRVLLLAWRKRKLSYPSDPGFLNEYHNAKVPHTHMLRCLDKAAILNDSAAANEDSKNRWIVSTVTEVEEVKMVLKLIPIWSTCILFWTVYSQMNTFTIEQATFMNRNVGNFAVPAGSLSVFLFISILLFTSINERVTVRIARKITHNSQGITSLQRVGIGLLLSIVGMVASALVEKRRREHAIHHNFNISAFWLVPQFFIVGAGEAFAYVGQLEFFIREAPEGMKSMSTGLFLSTLSMGYFVSSLLVSLVQKATKGRWLKSNLNKGKLDYFYWMLAVLGVINFLIFIAFSMKHQYKVQNVSSIEDSAEELGSWKNLPLNNKEKKLEADEKEEA